The Streptomyces sp. Alt3 genome has a segment encoding these proteins:
- a CDS encoding lytic transglycosylase domain-containing protein — MRFNGTMRRGLTGTATAVAAMAALTASQAPGLVGGAGDDMKNVAADDVVWTEVPNDDSYHTELPPLRSPEPPKSLRSGKKPGPAVVQTWAEEGIPTTVLAAYRAAESALGRSDPGCNLPWQLLAAIGKVESGHASGGRVDAAGTTLTPILGPVLDGAGFANIPDTDGGAYDGDTRYDRAVGPMQFIPSTWAHWGRDANGDGRKDPGNIADAALAAGHYLCAGTRDLSARADLDRAVLSYNHSDTYLRTVLSWLEFYRKGTHAVPDGKGVVPKSPGAGGPHEPKAPVGGPGSPGDPGKGGGGIIVGPQPGGTPRPSTSPTVTPTPTDSGSPGPGGSPSPDPTDSGPTEPTPTPDPTTTPDPTTTPDPTTTPDPTTSPDPEPGTTDPGCPTDPAETPDPADPTGEPCPTPTA; from the coding sequence ATGAGGTTCAACGGAACGATGCGCCGCGGGCTCACCGGGACGGCCACCGCGGTGGCCGCCATGGCGGCTCTCACCGCGTCCCAGGCCCCCGGGCTCGTGGGCGGCGCCGGCGACGACATGAAGAACGTGGCGGCGGACGACGTCGTGTGGACCGAGGTGCCGAACGACGACAGCTACCACACCGAGCTTCCGCCCCTGCGGTCACCGGAGCCGCCCAAGAGCCTGCGGAGCGGGAAGAAGCCCGGCCCCGCGGTCGTGCAGACCTGGGCCGAAGAGGGCATCCCCACCACCGTCCTGGCCGCCTACCGTGCCGCGGAGAGCGCCCTCGGCCGGAGCGACCCCGGATGCAACCTCCCCTGGCAGTTGCTCGCCGCGATCGGGAAGGTGGAGTCCGGCCACGCGAGCGGGGGGCGGGTGGACGCCGCCGGGACCACGCTCACCCCGATCCTCGGCCCCGTCCTCGACGGAGCCGGCTTCGCGAACATCCCCGACACCGACGGCGGGGCGTACGACGGCGACACCCGGTACGACCGTGCCGTCGGGCCCATGCAGTTCATCCCCTCCACCTGGGCGCACTGGGGCAGGGACGCCAACGGCGACGGGCGCAAGGACCCCGGCAACATCGCGGACGCGGCTCTCGCCGCAGGCCACTACCTCTGCGCGGGGACCCGCGACCTCTCGGCACGCGCGGACCTGGACAGGGCGGTCCTCAGCTACAACCACTCCGACACCTATCTGCGTACCGTCCTGTCCTGGCTGGAGTTCTACCGCAAGGGCACCCACGCCGTCCCCGACGGCAAGGGCGTCGTCCCGAAGAGCCCCGGAGCGGGCGGCCCCCACGAGCCGAAGGCCCCGGTCGGAGGCCCCGGCAGTCCTGGCGATCCCGGCAAGGGCGGCGGCGGCATCATCGTCGGCCCGCAGCCCGGCGGCACCCCGCGCCCGTCCACCTCACCCACGGTCACCCCCACGCCGACGGACTCCGGCAGCCCGGGCCCCGGCGGATCCCCGAGCCCCGACCCGACGGACAGCGGTCCCACCGAGCCCACCCCGACACCGGACCCCACCACGACGCCCGACCCGACCACCACTCCGGACCCGACCACGACGCCCGACCCGACCACGTCCCCCGACCCGGAGCCCGGGACCACCGACCCCGGCTGCCCCACCGACCCGGCGGAGACGCCCGACCCGGCGGACCCCACCGGTGAGCCCTGCCCCACCCCCACCGCATGA
- a CDS encoding ATP-dependent DNA ligase → MDLPVMPPVKPMLAKSVSAIPPGMQYEAKWDGFRAVVHRDGDEVVIGSRTGKPLTRYFPEVVTAVLENLPRRCVIDGEIVLPYDGRLDFDRLSERIHPAESRVRTLAGRTPASFVAFDVLALDDTSLLAVPQTERRRILEEALADASAPVHLAPSTTDPALAREWFERYEGAGLDGVVAKPLDLPYRPDARVMYKIKHERTADCVVAGYRFHRSGPVVGSLLLGLYDSGGALQHVGVCAAFSMKRRAELVEELDPLRVEPADHPWAAWADAAAHEGSRLPGAPSRWSGKKDLSWVALAPERVCEVAYDHMEGDRFRHTTQFRRWRPDRTPSGCTYAQLEEVVRYDLAEVLSAR, encoded by the coding sequence ATGGACCTGCCGGTGATGCCGCCCGTGAAGCCGATGCTCGCCAAGTCCGTCTCCGCGATTCCCCCCGGGATGCAGTACGAGGCGAAGTGGGACGGATTCCGGGCGGTCGTGCACCGTGACGGCGACGAGGTGGTGATCGGCAGCCGGACGGGCAAACCCCTCACCCGCTACTTCCCCGAGGTGGTCACCGCGGTGCTGGAGAACCTTCCCCGGCGCTGTGTGATCGACGGTGAGATCGTCCTGCCGTACGACGGGCGGCTGGACTTCGACCGGCTGAGCGAGCGCATCCATCCGGCCGAATCCCGGGTGCGGACGCTGGCCGGGCGGACCCCGGCGAGTTTCGTCGCCTTCGACGTCCTCGCCCTGGACGACACGTCCCTGCTGGCCGTTCCGCAGACCGAGCGGCGCAGGATCCTGGAGGAGGCACTGGCGGATGCCTCCGCTCCCGTCCATCTCGCCCCGTCCACCACCGACCCGGCCCTCGCGCGGGAGTGGTTCGAGCGTTACGAGGGAGCGGGGCTCGACGGGGTGGTCGCCAAACCGCTCGATCTGCCGTACCGGCCGGATGCCCGGGTGATGTACAAGATCAAGCACGAGCGGACCGCCGACTGCGTGGTGGCGGGCTACCGCTTCCACAGGAGCGGCCCCGTGGTGGGCTCGCTGCTGCTCGGTCTGTACGACTCCGGGGGCGCCCTGCAGCACGTGGGGGTGTGTGCCGCCTTCTCGATGAAGCGACGCGCCGAACTCGTCGAGGAACTGGACCCGTTGCGCGTCGAGCCGGCGGACCATCCGTGGGCCGCCTGGGCGGACGCGGCGGCGCACGAGGGGTCACGGCTGCCGGGCGCTCCGAGCCGGTGGTCGGGCAAGAAGGACCTGTCGTGGGTGGCCCTCGCGCCGGAGCGGGTCTGCGAGGTGGCGTACGACCACATGGAGGGTGACCGTTTCCGCCACACCACCCAGTTCCGCCGCTGGCGGCCGGACCGCACTCCCTCCGGCTGCACCTACGCGCAGCTGGAGGAAGTGGTGCGCTACGACCTGGCCGAGGTGCTGAGCGCCCGCTGA
- a CDS encoding OmpL47-type beta-barrel domain-containing protein — MRHPSLLARRRYGPARWWLALLGSFLMVLGLASTAAYGRDDDRAAAAADQVLDWTAGDPIDHYLTAPKTAVAGAATIVFENSTATGNTTGMPHTLTFSVSDPEFNNDVAVNILANPSDSEGGKHSVEVTLTPGRYFYHCTIPGHGSMQGILTVTEDGGGGEDTTAPETSATVDGDRNADGAYIGQATVTVAATDAGSGVDTVEYAVGADGAWQPYTAPVVVNEVGSHTIRYRATDKAGNAAAEKKADFAVAAPPTDDETAPETSATVSGEKDDAGAYLGMATVTVTASDTGSGVNTIEYALGADGAWQPYTAPVMVHEVGTHSVRYRATDRSGNVAAEKSVDFTVVEPPSQDKTPPETSVVVSGDKNSDGAFITSARATVTATDADSGVDKVEYSLDGGPYLAYSTPVVVDRVGHHTFAHRATDKAGNTSQAKQASFTVAQSGGVPAPNCPEFDERLTVIVGTVDTGVPNRLTGNRCTINELIEDEKDWSSHALFLKHVDTVLDKLLSAGVVDAREHKKIYKAAKQSGIGKPGQDEGYRKLFDGTAGSLAKWEQVGGGKFGLNTEDGSITSSTTVDGMGMLWFPARQYGDFSLKLQWRDDAPGAGNANGGVFVRFPNVHDHPEESRPEWVAIKYGHEIQVNDRPDGDMYKTGSVYGFDRVGLGGAGVTPKGTWNDYEIRVVDQHFSVYRNGVLLNEFDNNGGQLFEPPRGDDPGTDGRRYASGYIGLQVHSTTDVISYRDIRIKEL; from the coding sequence GTGAGACACCCCTCGCTCCTCGCTCGACGGCGGTACGGGCCCGCACGCTGGTGGCTCGCCCTGCTCGGATCGTTCCTGATGGTCCTCGGGCTCGCGTCGACCGCCGCGTACGGACGGGACGACGACCGGGCGGCGGCTGCCGCCGACCAGGTCCTCGACTGGACCGCGGGCGACCCCATCGACCACTACCTGACGGCGCCCAAGACCGCTGTGGCCGGCGCGGCGACCATCGTCTTCGAGAACAGCACGGCCACGGGCAACACGACGGGCATGCCGCACACGCTGACGTTCAGCGTGTCGGACCCGGAGTTCAACAACGACGTCGCGGTCAACATCCTGGCCAACCCCAGTGACAGCGAGGGCGGCAAGCACAGCGTCGAGGTCACCCTCACGCCCGGCCGGTACTTCTACCACTGCACGATCCCCGGCCACGGTTCGATGCAGGGCATCCTGACGGTGACCGAGGACGGCGGCGGTGGCGAGGACACCACCGCTCCCGAGACCTCTGCGACCGTGGACGGCGACAGGAACGCCGACGGCGCGTACATCGGCCAGGCGACCGTCACCGTGGCGGCGACCGACGCGGGTTCGGGCGTCGACACCGTCGAGTACGCCGTCGGGGCGGACGGCGCCTGGCAGCCGTACACCGCGCCCGTCGTGGTGAACGAGGTCGGGTCGCACACGATCCGCTACCGCGCCACCGACAAGGCGGGCAACGCGGCAGCGGAGAAGAAGGCCGACTTCGCGGTCGCCGCTCCGCCGACGGACGACGAGACCGCGCCGGAGACCTCGGCGACCGTCTCGGGCGAGAAGGACGACGCCGGTGCCTACCTCGGCATGGCCACGGTCACCGTGACCGCGTCCGACACCGGCTCGGGCGTCAACACCATCGAGTACGCGCTCGGGGCGGACGGCGCCTGGCAGCCGTACACCGCACCCGTGATGGTGCACGAGGTGGGCACGCACAGCGTCCGCTACCGCGCCACCGACAGGTCCGGCAACGTCGCCGCGGAGAAGTCCGTGGACTTCACCGTCGTCGAGCCGCCCTCGCAGGACAAGACACCGCCGGAGACCTCCGTGGTGGTGTCGGGCGACAAGAACTCCGACGGCGCGTTCATCACCAGCGCCAGGGCCACGGTCACCGCGACCGACGCGGACTCGGGCGTGGACAAGGTCGAGTACTCCCTCGACGGCGGCCCGTACCTGGCCTACTCCACCCCTGTCGTCGTCGACCGGGTCGGCCACCACACGTTCGCCCACCGGGCGACGGACAAGGCGGGGAACACCTCGCAGGCGAAGCAGGCCTCGTTCACCGTCGCGCAGAGCGGCGGCGTTCCGGCACCCAACTGCCCGGAGTTCGACGAGCGGCTCACCGTCATCGTCGGCACGGTCGACACGGGCGTTCCCAACCGGCTGACCGGCAACCGCTGCACGATCAACGAGCTGATCGAGGACGAGAAGGACTGGTCCTCGCACGCGCTGTTCCTCAAGCACGTCGACACGGTCCTGGACAAGCTGCTCAGCGCCGGGGTCGTCGACGCCCGTGAGCACAAGAAGATCTACAAGGCGGCCAAGCAGTCCGGCATCGGCAAGCCGGGCCAGGACGAGGGCTACCGCAAGCTGTTCGACGGCACCGCCGGCTCCCTCGCCAAGTGGGAGCAGGTAGGCGGCGGGAAGTTCGGGCTCAACACCGAGGACGGCTCGATCACCAGCTCCACCACGGTGGACGGCATGGGGATGCTGTGGTTCCCGGCCCGGCAGTACGGGGACTTCTCGCTGAAGCTCCAGTGGCGTGACGACGCGCCCGGCGCGGGCAACGCCAACGGCGGGGTCTTCGTCCGCTTCCCGAACGTCCACGACCACCCGGAGGAGTCCCGTCCGGAGTGGGTCGCCATCAAGTACGGCCATGAGATCCAGGTCAACGACCGGCCCGACGGCGACATGTACAAGACCGGGTCCGTCTACGGGTTCGACAGGGTCGGCCTCGGCGGCGCCGGGGTCACGCCCAAGGGCACCTGGAACGACTACGAGATCCGGGTGGTGGACCAGCACTTCTCGGTCTACCGCAACGGTGTCCTGCTGAACGAGTTCGACAACAACGGCGGTCAGCTCTTCGAACCGCCGCGGGGCGACGACCCGGGCACCGACGGCCGGCGCTACGCCTCCGGCTACATCGGGCTCCAGGTCCACAGCACCACGGACGTGATCTCGTACCGCGACATCCGCATCAAGGAGTTGTAG
- the ligD gene encoding non-homologous end-joining DNA ligase, producing the protein MELDVDGRAVRLSNPDKVYFPEKGYTKKDVADYFQAVGPGILRALRERPTTLQRFVDGVEGDFFYQKRAPKNLPDWTPTARIEFPSGRHADEMCPTELGAVLWAANLGTLTFHPWPVRRADTDHPDELRIDLDPQPGTDYADAVRAAHELRAVLDDHGLRGWPKTSGGRGIHVFVPLVPEWTFTQVRRSAIAVGRELERRMPDRVTTAWWKEERGERIFVDYNQTARDRTIASAYSVRPFPHAPVSAPLRWEEIDDAEPRDFDLRTMPARYAEVGDLHADMDDHAFRLDRLLELARRDEHEHELGDLPYPPEYPKMPGEPKRVQPSRARHDGGDDT; encoded by the coding sequence GTGGAGCTGGACGTGGACGGACGGGCCGTGCGGCTGTCCAACCCGGACAAGGTGTACTTCCCGGAGAAGGGCTACACGAAGAAGGACGTGGCCGACTACTTCCAGGCCGTGGGGCCGGGCATCCTCCGGGCCCTGCGGGAACGGCCCACCACGCTCCAGCGCTTCGTCGACGGGGTCGAGGGCGACTTCTTCTACCAGAAGCGGGCCCCGAAGAACCTCCCCGACTGGACCCCCACCGCCAGGATCGAGTTCCCCAGCGGCCGGCACGCCGACGAGATGTGCCCCACCGAACTGGGGGCCGTCCTCTGGGCGGCGAACCTGGGCACGCTGACCTTCCACCCCTGGCCGGTGCGCAGGGCGGACACGGACCACCCCGACGAGCTGCGCATCGACCTCGACCCGCAGCCCGGCACCGATTACGCCGATGCGGTGAGGGCGGCCCACGAACTGCGCGCGGTCCTGGACGACCACGGCCTGCGCGGCTGGCCCAAGACCTCCGGCGGGCGTGGGATCCACGTCTTCGTCCCGCTCGTCCCGGAGTGGACGTTCACCCAGGTCAGACGCTCGGCCATCGCGGTGGGGCGGGAGCTGGAGCGCCGGATGCCCGACCGGGTGACCACCGCCTGGTGGAAGGAGGAACGGGGCGAGCGGATCTTCGTCGACTACAACCAGACGGCCCGCGACCGCACCATCGCCTCCGCCTACTCCGTACGTCCCTTCCCGCACGCCCCCGTGTCCGCGCCGTTGCGCTGGGAGGAGATCGACGACGCCGAGCCCCGCGACTTCGACCTCCGGACCATGCCGGCGCGCTACGCGGAGGTCGGCGACCTGCACGCCGACATGGACGACCACGCCTTCCGGCTCGACCGGCTGCTGGAGCTGGCCCGTCGGGACGAGCACGAGCACGAGCTCGGCGACCTTCCCTATCCGCCGGAGTACCCGAAGATGCCCGGCGAGCCGAAACGCGTCCAGCCCAGCCGCGCCCGGCACGACGGCGGTGACGACACGTGA
- a CDS encoding ABC transporter permease has translation MSADEGAAEPPAHGAHGRPPTRAEKWASYKQSPYVPALVLVFILAAAAGLFAGSYTYTMADPTPRRIPAAVVDGVGDRGGTEFIAGMEKALDASLQLHPYASRGAARQAMEEQKVFVTVRPAKAGVAMDIAGAGGATVAQLLAETGAKVAKATGVPVTITDVKPLQKGDPRGLALFYISLAAVIIGFVGAIQLSVHARALDPLERIGFTIAYALLGGFAIAAVVDWLIGALDLPFVESWLILAFTMFASGMVFTMFNTIMGRWAMIPTWGLMVLLGNPSSGGAVSWPLLPSALGHIGRWLPPGASVNAQHTAVYYQGHQYAFPFLVLAGWALVSCTVFWVWRHRHPGGRGRMPEHAAAAS, from the coding sequence GTGAGCGCCGACGAGGGGGCCGCCGAGCCTCCCGCGCACGGTGCGCACGGCAGGCCTCCGACGCGGGCCGAGAAGTGGGCCTCGTACAAGCAGTCGCCGTACGTCCCCGCCCTCGTGCTGGTCTTCATCCTCGCCGCCGCGGCCGGGCTCTTCGCCGGCTCGTACACCTACACGATGGCCGACCCGACGCCGCGCAGGATCCCCGCCGCCGTGGTCGACGGCGTGGGGGACCGGGGCGGGACGGAGTTCATCGCGGGGATGGAGAAGGCTCTCGACGCCTCCCTCCAGCTGCACCCGTACGCGTCCCGGGGCGCCGCGCGCCAAGCCATGGAGGAGCAGAAGGTCTTCGTGACCGTGCGGCCGGCGAAGGCCGGGGTGGCCATGGACATCGCCGGGGCCGGCGGGGCCACGGTCGCGCAGCTGCTCGCCGAGACGGGCGCGAAGGTCGCGAAGGCCACCGGAGTTCCCGTGACGATCACGGACGTCAAACCGCTTCAGAAGGGCGACCCCCGCGGGCTGGCGCTCTTCTACATCTCGCTGGCCGCAGTCATCATCGGATTCGTCGGAGCCATCCAGCTGAGCGTGCACGCCCGGGCGCTCGACCCGCTCGAGCGGATCGGCTTCACCATCGCCTACGCCCTGCTGGGCGGCTTCGCGATCGCCGCGGTGGTGGACTGGCTGATCGGCGCGCTGGACCTGCCGTTCGTCGAGTCCTGGCTGATCCTGGCGTTCACGATGTTCGCCTCGGGCATGGTCTTCACCATGTTCAACACCATCATGGGGCGCTGGGCGATGATCCCCACCTGGGGGCTCATGGTGCTGCTGGGCAATCCGTCGTCGGGCGGAGCGGTGTCCTGGCCGCTGCTGCCCTCGGCGCTCGGGCACATCGGGCGGTGGCTGCCGCCCGGAGCGTCGGTCAACGCCCAGCACACGGCGGTCTACTACCAGGGCCACCAGTACGCCTTCCCCTTCCTGGTGCTGGCGGGCTGGGCGCTCGTCTCCTGCACGGTCTTCTGGGTGTGGCGCCACCGGCACCCCGGAGGCCGCGGACGCATGCCGGAGCATGCGGCCGCGGCCTCCTGA